The DNA region atgtaatggaggaaggagagatggtggtatcagttaatattgtggacatttcactggtaggtgtaatggaggaaggagagatggtggtatcagttgatattgtggatgttttactagtaggtgtaatggaggtaggagaggtggtggtatcacttaatattgtggatgtttcactagtaggtgtaatggaggaagaagaggtggtggtatcaataGTTGATATTGTAGATGGTTCACTAGTAGGTGTGAttgaaggagaggtggtggtatcaaatgatgttgtggttgttttactagtcagtgtagtggaggaaggagaggtggtggtatcagttgatattgaggatgtttcactagtaggtgtaatggaggaaggagaggtggtggtatcagtgaatattgtggacttttcactggtaggtgtagtgatggaaggagaggtgctggtatcagagaatattgtggatgtttcaatggtaggtgtagtgatggaaggagatgtgctggtatcagtgaatattgtggatgtttcaatggtagggctagtgatggaaggagaggtggtggtatcagttaatattgtagacgtttcactggtaggtgtaatggaggaagaagaggtggtggtatcaccagttgatattgtagatggttcactagtaggtgtagtggaagGAGAGATGGTGGTATCAAATGATGTTGTAGTTGGTTTACTATtcagtgtagtggaggaaggagaggtggtggtatcagttgatattgtggatgtttcactagtaggtgtaatggaggaaggagaggtggtggtattagtgaatattgtggacgtttcactggtaggtgtagtgatggaaggagaggtgctggtatcagtgaatattgtggatgtttcaatggtaggtgtagtgatggaaggagaggtggtggtatcagttaatattgtagacgtttcactggtaggtgtagtgatggaaggagaggtggtggtatcagttaatattgtagacgtttcactggtaggtgtaaaggaggaaggagaggtggtggtatcagttaatattttggatgtttcactggtaggtgtaatggaggaagaagaggtggtggtatcagtcgATATtgaggacgtttcactggtaggtgttgTGCTGGAAGGAGATGTGCTGGTATCGGTTGATAttatggatgtttcactagtaggtgtaatggaggaaggagagtaGGTGGTATCACTTGATATcgtggatgtttcactggtaggtgtagtggaggaaggagagaaggtggtatcagttgatattgaggatgtttcactagtaggtgtaatggaggaaggagaggtggtggtatcagtgaatattgtggacgtttcactggtaggtgtagtgatggaaggagaggtgctgaAATCAgagaatattgtggatgtttcaatggtaggtgtagtgatggaaggagaggtggtggtatcagttgatattgaggatgctccactagtaggtgtaatggaggaaggagaggtggtgatatcagtgaatattgtggacgtttcaccggtaggtgtagtgatggaaggagaggtggtggtattagtgaatattgtggatgtttcaatggtaggtgtagtgatggaagtagaggtgctggtatcagtgaatattgtggatgtttcaatggtaggtgtagtgatggaaggagagttggtggtatcaattgatattgtggatgtttcactagtaggtgtaatggaggtagGAGAGGTGGTGATAtcacttaatattgtggatgtttcactagtaggtgtaatggaggaagaaaaggtggtggtatcaccagttgatattgtagatggttcactagtaggtgtggtggaaggagaggtggtggtatcaaatgatgttgtggttgttttactagtcagtgtagtggaggaaggagaggtggtggtatcagttgatattgaggatgctccactggtaggtgtaatggaggaaggagaggtggtggtattactgaatattgtggatgtttcaatggtaggtgtagtgatggaagtagaggtgctggtatcagtgaatattgtggatgtttcaatggtaggtgtagtgatggaaggagaggtggtggtatcagttaatattgtagacgtttcacttgtaggtgtagtggaggaaggagagttgGTGGTATCAATTGATATGGTGgttgtttcactagtaggtgtaatggaggaaggagaggtggtggcaTCAGTTGATATTGAGAACGTTTGACTGGTAgttgtagtgatggaaggagaggtgctggtatcagtaaatattgtggacgtttcactggtaggtgtagtgttggaaggagagttggtggtattggttaatattgtggacgtttcactggtaggagtagtgatggaaggagaggtggtggtatcagttgatattgaggatgtttcactagtaggtgtaatggaggaaggggaggtggtggtatcagtgaatactgtggacgtttcactggtaggtgtagtgatggaaggagaggtgctggtatcagtgaatattatggacgtttcactggtaggtgtagtgatggaaggagaagtggtggtatcagttaatattgtgaaCATTTTACTGGTAgatgtaatggaggaaggagagatggtggtatcagttaatattgtggacatttcactggtaggtgtaatggaggaaggagagatggtggtatcagttgatattgtggatgttttactagtaggtgtaatggaggtaggagaggtggtggtatcacttaatattgtggatgtttcactagtaggtgtaatggaggaagaagaggtggtggtatcaataGTTGATATTGTAGATGGTTCACTAGTAGGTGTGAttgaaggagaggtggtggtatcaaatgatgttgtggttgttttactagtcagtgtagtggaggaaggagaggtggtggtatcagttgatattgaggatgtttcactagtaggtgtaatggaggaaggagaggtggtggtatcagtgaatattgtggacttttcactggtaggtgtagtgatggaaggagaggtgctggtatcagagaatattgtggatgtttcaatggtaggtgtagtgatggaaggagatgtgctggtatcagtgaatattgtggatgtttcaatggtagggctagtgatggaaggagaggtggtggtatcagttaatattgtagacgtttcactggtaggtgtaatggaggaagaagaggtggtggtatcaccagttgatattgtagatggttcactagtaggtgtagtggaagGAGAGATGGTGGTATCAAATGATGTTGTAGTTGGTTTACTATtcagtgtagtggaggaaggagaggtggtggtatcagttgatattgtggatgtttcactagtaggtgtaatggaggaaggagaggtggtggtattagtgaatattgtggacgtttcactggtaggtgtagtgatggaaggagaggtgctggtatcagtgaatattgtggatgtttcaatggtaggtgtagtgatggaaggagaggtggtggtatcagttaatattgtagacgtttcactggtaggtgtagtgatggaaggagaggtggtggtatcagttaatattgtagacgtttcactggtaggtgtaaaggaggaaggagaggtggtggtatcagttaatattttggatgtttcactggtaggtgtaatggaggaagaagaggtggtggtatcagtcgATATtgaggacgtttcactggtaggtgttgTGCTGGAAGGAGATGTGCTGGTATCGGTTGATAttatggatgtttcactagtaggtgtaatggaggaaggagagtaGGTGGTATCACTTGATATcgtggatgtttcactggtaggtgtagtggaggaaggagagaaggtggtatcagttgatattgaggatgtttcactagtaggtgtaatggaggaaggagaggtggtggtatcagtgaatattgtggacgtttcactggtaggtgtagtgatggaaggagaggtgctgaAATCAgagaatattgtggatgtttcaatggtaggtgtagtgatggaaggagaggtggtggtatcggttaatattgtagacgtttcactggtaggtgtaatggagtaagaagaggtggtggtatcagtcgatattgtggatgtttcactagtaggtgtaatggaggaaaaagaggtggtggtatcaccagttgatattgtaGATGGTTCACTATTAGGTgtggtggaaggagaggtggtggtatcaaatgatgttgtggttgttttactaatcagtgtagtggaggaaggagaggtggtggtatcagttgatattgaggatgtttcactagtaggtgtaatggaggaaggagaggtggtggtatcagtgaatattgtggatgtttcactggtaggtgtagtgatggaaggagaggtgctgaAATCGGTGAATATTGTGGATGTCTCaatggtaggtgtaatggaggaaggagatgtggtggtatcagttaatattgtggacgtttcactggtaggtgtaatggagtaagaagaggtggtggtatcagtcgatattgtggatgtttctctaataggtgtaatggaggaagtaGAGGTTGTGGAATCAGTTGATATtgaggacgtttcactggtaggtgtagtgatggaaggagaggtgctggtatcagttaatattgtggacgtttcactggtaggtgtagtgatggaaggagagttGGTGGTATTAGTTAATATTGTGGACATTTCACTGGTAGGAGTAGTGATGGTAGaagtagtgatggaaggagaggtgctggtatcagtgaatattgtgtacgtttcactggtaggtgtagtgatgaaaggagaggtggtggtatcagttaatattgtggacatTTCACTGGTAggagtagtgatggaaggagaggtgctggtatcagtgaatattgtggacgtttcactggtaggtgtagtgatggaaggagaggtggtggtatcagttaatattgtagacaTTTCACTGGTAggagtagtgatggaaggagaggtggtggtatcagttgatattatggatgtttcactagtaggtgtaatggaggaaggagaggtggtggtatcagttaatattgtcgatgtttcactagtaggtgtaatggaggaaggagaggtggtggtatcagttgatattgaggacATTTCACTGGTAGgggtagtgatggaaggagaggtgctggtatcagtgaatattgtggacgtttcactggtaggtgtagtgatggaaggagaggtggtggtatcagttaatattgtgaaCATTTCACTGGTAggagtagtgatggaaggagaggtgctggtatTAGTTAATATTATGGATGTTTCagtagtaggtgtaatggaggaaggagaggtggtggtatcagttgatattgtggatgtttcactggtaggtgtagtggaggaaggagaatTGGTGGTATTAGTTGATATTGTGGATGGTTCACTAGTAAGTGTAGTggaagaagaggtggtggtatcagtggaTATTGacgacgtttcactggtaggtgtagtgatggaaggagaagtggtggtatcagttgatattgaggacgtttcactggtaggtgtaatggaggaaggagaggtggtggtatcagttgatactATGGATGtgtcactagtaggtgtaatggaggaagaagaggtggtggtatcaccagttgatattgtaGATGGTTCACTAGTAGGTATGGTGGAAGGAGAGATGGTGGCATCAAATGATATtgaggatgtttcactagtaggtgtaatggaggaaggagaggtggtgatATCAGTGAATAATGTGGACGTTttactggtaggtgtagtgatggaaggagaggtggtggtatcagttaatattgtagacgtttcactgGTATATGTAGTGATGGaaagagaggtggtggtatcaattAATATTGTAGacatttcactggtaggtgtaaaggaggaaggagaggtggtcgtatcagttaatattgtggacgtttcactgttAGGTGTAATGAAGGAAGGAGAGGtagtggtatcagttgatattgaggacgtttcactggtaggtgtagtgatggaaggagaggtgctggtatcaTTGAATATTGGGGACATTTCACTGgaaggtgtagtgatggaaggagagttggtggtatcagttaatattgtggacgtttcactggtaggagttgtgatggaaggagaggtggtggtatcagttgatattatgGATGTTTCagtagtaggtgtaatggaggaaggagaggtggtggtatcagttgatattgtggatgtttcactggtaggtgtaatggaggaaggagagatggtggtatcagttgatattgaggatgtttcactagtaggtgtaatggaggaaggaggggtgctggtatcagtgaatattgtggatgtttcaatggtaggtgtagtgatgaaaggagaggtggtggtatcagttaatattgtagacgtttcactggtaggtgtagtgatggaaggagaggtgttggtatcagttaatattgtagacatttcactggtaggtgtaaaggaggaaggagaggtggtggtatcagttaacattgtggatgtttcactggtaggtgtaatggaggaaggagagatgGTGGTATCATtcgatattgtggatgtttcactagtaggtgtaatggaggtagGAGAGGTGTCGGTATCACTTAATAtcgtggatgtttcactagtaggtgtaatggaggaagaagaggtggtggtatTACCAATTGATATTGTAGATGGTTCACTAGTAGGTGTgctggaaggagaggtggtggtatcaaatgatgttgttgttgttttactagtcagtgtagtggaggaaggagaagtggtggtatcagttgatattaaggatgtttcactagtaggtgcaatggaggaaggagaggtggtggtatcagtgaatattgtggacgtttcactggtaggtgtagtgatggaaggagaggtgctggtatcagtgaatattgtggatgttttaatggtaggtgtagtgatggaaggagaggtgctggtatcagtgattattgtggatgtttcaatggtaggGTTAGTGATGGaaagagaggtggtggtatcagttaatattgtagacgtttcactggtaggtgtactggaggaaggagaggtggtggtattagttgatattgtggatgtttcactagtaggtgtaatggaggaaggagaagtTGTGGAATCAGTTGATATtgaggacgtttcactggtaggtgtagtgatggaaggagaggtactggtatcagtgaatattgtggacatttcactggtaggtgtagtgatggaaggagaggtggtggtatcagttaatattgtggacatTTCACTGGTagagtagtgatggaaggagaggtggtggtatcagttgatattatggatgtttcactagtaggtgtatggaggaaggagaggtggtggtatcagttaatattgtggatgtttctcTAGTAGGTGTAATGTAGGaaagagaggtggtggtatcagttgatattgagggcgtttcactggtaggtgtagtgatggaaggagaggtgctggtatcagttaaaattgtggacgtttcactggtaggttagtgatggaaggagaagtggtggtatcagttaatattgtggatgtttcagtaGTAGGTGTAATGGAAGGAGGAGAGGttgtggtatcagttgatattgaggacgtttcactggtaggagtagtgatggaaggagaggtggtggtatcagtgaatattgtggacgtttcactggtaggtgtagtgatggaaggagaggtggtggtatcagtaaatattgtggacgtttcactggtagggagtagtgatggaaggagaggtggtggtatcagttaatattgtggatgtttcagtagtaggtgtaatggaggaaggagaggtggtggtatcagttgatattgtggatgtttcacttgtaggtgtagtggaggaaggagaggtggtggtatcagttgaaatTGTGGAttgttcactagtaggtgtagtggaaggaagaaggtggtggtatcagttgatattgttgttgttttactataggtagtggaggaaggagaggtggtggtatcagttgatattgtggatgtttcactagtaggtgtagtggaaggagaggtggtggtatcggttaatattgtggatgtttcaatagtaggtgtaatggaggaaggagaggtggtggtatcacttaatatcgtggatgtttcactagtaggtgtaatggaggaaggagaggtggtggtatcagttgatattgtagatggttcactagtaggtgtggttgaaggagaggtggtggtatcagttgatattgaggacatttcactggtaggtgtaatggaggaaggagaggtggtggtatcagttgatattgtggatgtttcactagtaggtgtgatggaggaaggagaggtggtggtatcagttaatattgtggacgtttcactggtaggtgtaatggaggaaggagaggaggtggtatcagttgatattgtggatgtttcactagtaggtgtagtgatgaaaggagaggtgctggtatcacttaatattgtggatgtttcactagtaggtgtaatggaggaagaagaggtggtggtatcaccagttgatattgtagatggttcactagtaggtgtggtggaaggagaggtggtggtatcaaatgATTTGTGgttgtttcactagtaggtgtagtggaggaaggagaggtggtatatcagttaatattgtggatgtttcactggtaggtgtaatggaggaaggagaggtggtggtatcagttgatattgtggatgtttcactagtaggtgtaatggaggaagagaggtggtggtatcacttatattgaggatgtttcactagtaggtgtaatggaggaaggagaggtggtggtatcagttgatattgaggacgtttcactagtaggtgtaatggaggaaggagaggtggtggtatcaatgaatattgtggatgtttcaatggtaggtgtagtgatggaaggagaggtgctggtatcagtgaatattgtggatgtttcaatggtaggtgtagtgatggaaggagaggtggtggtatcagttaatattgtagacgtttcactggtaggtgtagtggaggaaggagaggtggtggtatcagttgatattgtggatgtttcactagtaggtgtaatggaggaaggagaggtggtggtatcagttgatattgtggacgtttcactggtaggtgtagtgatggaaggagaggtggtggtatcagtgaatattgtggacgtttcactggtaggtgtagtgatggaaggagagtggtggtatcagttaatattgtggacgtttcactggtaggttgtgatggaaggagaggtggtggtatcagttgatattgtggatgtttcaatagtaggtgtaatggaggaaggagaggtggtggtatcaattgatattgtggatgtttcactggtaggtgtagtggaggaaggagaggtggtggtatcagttgatattgaggatgtttcactagtaggtgtaatggaggaaggagaggtggtggtatcagtgaatattgtggacgtttcactggtaggtgtagtgatggaaggagaggtggtggtatcagttgaatattgtAGATGTTTCACTAGGTAGGtatagtgatggaaggagaggtggtggtatcagtgaatattgtggatgtttcaatggtaggtgtagtgatggaaggagaggtggtggtatcagttaatattgtagacgtttcactggtaggtgtagtgatggaaggagaggtggtggtatcagttaatattgtgacatttcactggtaggtgtaatggaggaaggagaggtggtggtatcagttaatattgtggacgtttcactgtaggtgtaatggaggaaggagaggtggtggtatcagttgatattgtggattttcactagtaggtgtagtgatggaaggagaggtggtggtatcagttaatattgtggatgtttcactagtaggtgtaatggaggaagaagaggtggtggtatcagttgatattgtggatgtttcactagtaggtgtaggaggaaggagaggtggtggtatcaaatgatattgtggatgtttcactagtaggtgtagtggaggaaggagaggtggtggtatcagttgatattgaggatgtttcactagtaggtgtaatggaggaaggagaggtggtggtatcagttaatattgtggacgtttcactggtaggtgtagtgatggaaggagaggtggtggtatcagtgaatattgtggatgtttcactggtaggtgtagtgatggaaggagaggtggtggtatcagtgaatattgtggatgtttcactatggtaggtgtagtgatggaaggagaggtggtggtatcagttaatattgtggatgtttcactggtaggtgtagtggaggaaggagaggtggtggtatcaattgatattgtggatgtttcactagtaggtgtaatggaggaaggagaggtggtggtatcagttgatattgtgatgtttcactagtagtgtagtggaggaaggagaggtggtggtatcagtaatattgtggacgtttcactggtaggtgtagtgggaaggagagtggtggtatcagttaatattgtggatgtttcactagtaggtgtagtggaggaaggagaggtggtggtatcagttgatattgtggatgtttcactagtaggtgtaatggaggaagggaggtggtggtatcagt from Palaemon carinicauda isolate YSFRI2023 chromosome 35, ASM3689809v2, whole genome shotgun sequence includes:
- the LOC137627328 gene encoding uncharacterized protein, with the protein product MSTILTDTTTSPSITTPTSETSTIFTDTSTSPSITTPTSEMSTILTDTTTSPFITTPTSETYTIFTDTSTSPSITTSTITTPTSEMSTILTNTTNSPSITTPTSETSTILTDTSTSPSITTPTSETSSISTDSTTSTSSITPIRETSTISTDTTTSSYSITPTSETETSSISTDTTFSPSSTTPTSETSTISSDTTYSPSSITPTSETSIISTDTSTSPSSTTPTSETSSISTDTTTSSSSITPTSETSTSPSITTTTSQTFSISTDATTSPSSITPTSETTTISIDTTNSPSSTTPTSETKTTTTSFDTTTSPSITPTSEPSTISTIDTTTSSSSITPTSETSTILIKCSQY
- the LOC137627329 gene encoding uncharacterized protein, encoding MEEGEVVVSVDIEDISLVGVVMEGEVLVSVNIVDVSLVGVVMEGEVVVSVNIVNISLVGVVMEGEVLVLVNIMDVSVVGVMEEGEVVVSVDIVDVSLVGVVEEGELVVLVDIVDGSLVSVVEEEVVVSVDIDDVSLVGVVMEGEVVVSVDIEDVSLVGVMEEGEVVVSVDTMDVSLVGVMEEEEVVVSPVDIVDGSLVGMVEGEMVASNDIEDVSLVGVMEEGEVVISVNNVDVLLVGVVMEGEVVVSVNIVDVSLVYVVMEREVVVSINIVDISLVGVKEEGEVVVSVNIVDVSLLGVMKEGEVVVSVDIEDVSLVGVVMEGEVLVSLNIGDISLEGVVMEGELVVSVNIVDVSLVGVVMEGEVVVSVDIMDVSVVGVMEEGEVVVSVDIVDVSLEEGEVVVSVNIVDVSLVGVMEEGEMVVSFDIVDVSLVGVMEVGEVSVSLNIVDVSLVGVMEEEEVVVLPIDIVDGSLVGVVMEGEVLVSVIIVDVSMVGLVMEREVVVSVNIVDVSLVGVLEEGEVVVLVDIVDVSLVGVMEEGEVVESVDIEDVSLVGVVMEGEVLVSVNIVDISLVGVVMEGEVVVSVNIVDISLVE